The following proteins are co-located in the Triplophysa dalaica isolate WHDGS20190420 chromosome 2, ASM1584641v1, whole genome shotgun sequence genome:
- the LOC130437143 gene encoding RNA exonuclease 5-like, with amino-acid sequence MKRKAQESVMMSREKKRVRLENISQDVLTVRDLCGLIQFSTLRPTHNIVKPSWFSVSGDDGVSRVNVMILDGLTQTHFYRYFTHFKHLSNKYTARWSLAPSSGDLMSDLLNSDVTQSVEHLKISARLMLNPVIRRFGLKASGLNAFLLNERDMIKHNFPVKGGRDCEGFVCTQSDGPVTDSSPLFGLDCEMCCTCAGLELTRVALVDCTGQCVLNELVKPHNPIIDYHTRFSGITSLMLNPVKTRLTDVQCQILKLLPPDGVLVGHSLENDLRALHLIHHHVIDTSLLYRKEFGQRFKLKHLAEVILKREIQSEDRMGHDPCEDALAALHLAQYFISKGPREVVQDHMEDLWEMEFCGDSDSNTPHSSSPLPFGHALYTSGKSALYLSTTADDTDSLTNQHVCRRQHCTTNREVVCVFRRVVQSYTLSVLQFSHSENLQQTPAQRQQHLQQMSVCLREMCVLYVGPWPSDTTVKQIHKLFRCCGRVRTVRFLHNTHGIHAEVVFDHLEGAQLAVNHLTDHHISDCHIKARRPVHEWCLDLDERVSERQRDILTHHMIYVCNLSSKHHHHDDLLHTFKQFGPIQHIIRPAKHAGKRHCRHAFISFERSESAHAAVGVALQMGNRKLSVCHALTPPHMTSWTHAQAVVTETSPETAGQREGCDPHQMERHIQKLDGKVGKVFGALEKNCMSIVILPGVRSASVDYLGLCFIHIKRDDTI; translated from the exons GATGTGCTGACGGTGAGAGATCTGTGCGGTCTGATCCAGTTCTCCACGCTCAGACCCACTCACAACATCGTGAAGcccag ctggTTCAGCGTCAGTGGTGATGATGGAGTCTCTCGGGTTAATGTGATGATTCTGGACGGACTCACACAGACTCACTTCTACAGATACTTCACGCACTTCAAACACCTAAGCAACAAATACACTGCT aGATGGAGTCTAGCGCCCTCCTCAGGTGACCTGATGTCTGATCTACTCAACTCTGATGTCACACAATCTGTAGAACACCTTAAGATCTCAG CTCGGCTCATGCTGAATCCAGTCATCCGTCGGTTTGGTCTGAAAGCTTCAGGGCTGAACGCTTTTCTGCTGAACGAGCGGGACATGATCAAACACAACTTCCCTGTGAAgg GTGGGCGGGACTGCGAGGGCTTCGTGTGCACTCAGAGCGACGGGCCGGTGACTGACAGCAGCCCTCTGTTTGGACTGGACTGTGAAATG tgTTGTACTTGCGCTGGTCTGGAGTTAACTCGAGTGGCTCTGGTAGACTGCACTGGACAGTGTGTACTTAATGAACTAGTTAAACCACACAACCCTATAATAGACTACCAcaccag GTTTTCTGGGATCACGAGTTTGATGCTGAACCCTGTAAAAACTCGACTGACAGACGTTCAGTGTCAAATCCTGAAGCTGTTGCCTCCTGACGGCGTTCTGGTGGGTCACTCGCTGGAGAACGACCTGCGGGCCCTACAC CTGATACACCATCACGTCATCGACACGTCTCTGCTGTACCGCAAAGAGTTCGGTCAGAGGTTTAAACTCAAACACTTAGCTGAAGTGATTCTCAA AAGAGAGATTCAGTCAGAAGACAGGATGGGTCATGACCCCTGTGAGGACGCTTTAGCCGCTCTTCATCTGGCTCAATACTTCATCAGTAAAGGACCcagagag gTTGTGCAGGATCATATGGAGGATTTGTGGGAGATGGAGTTCTGTGGTGACAGTGACTCAAACACTCCTCACAGCAGCAG CCCCCTCCCCTTCGGACACGCCCTCTACACATCCGGCAAATCAGCACTCTACCTGAGCACAACAGCAGATGACACAGACTCACTGACCAATCAACATGTGTGCAGAAGACAACACTGCACAACTAACAGAGAG gtggtgtgtgtgttcaggcgTGTGGTTCAGTCTTACACACTCAGTGTTCTTCAGTTCTCACACAGTGAAAATCTACAACAAACACCAGCACAAAGACAACAACATCTACAGCAG atgagtgtgtgtttgagagagatgtgtgtgttgtacgTCGGGCCGTGGCCCAGTGATACAACAGTGAAACAGATACACAAACTCTTCAGATGCTGCGGTCGCGTGCGGACGGTACGATTCCTGCACAACACACATGGg aTTCACGCTGAGGTAGTGTTTGATCATCTTGAAGGCGCTCAGCTGGCTGTCAATCATCTGACGGATCATCACATCAGTGACTGTCACATcaag gctCGTCGTCCAGTACACGAGTGGTGTTTGGATCTGGATGAGCGCGTCTCTGAACGTCAGCGTGATATTCTCACCCATCACATGATCTATGTGTGTAATCTGTCCTCTAAACATCATCACCATGACGACCTGCTGCACACCTTCAAACAGTTTGGCCCCATTCAACACATCATCAGAcctgcaaagcatgctgggaaacgCCACTGCAGACACGCCTTCATCT cgtTTGAGCGCAGTGAGAGTGCTCATGCAGCAGTGGGCGTCGCCCTGCAGATGGGCAACAGGAAGTTATCGGTGTGTCACGCTCTGACCCCGCCCCACATGACCTCATGGACACACGCGCAGGCCGTAGTTACAGAAACCAGCCCGGAAACAGCGGGGCAGAGAGAGGGATGTGAT CCGCATCAGATGGAGCGTCACATACAGAAACTGGATGGCAAGGTGGGAAAAGTGTTTGGAGCGTTGGAGAAGAACTGCATGAGCATCGTCATCCTGCCGGGAGTCAGGAG CGCTTCTGTGGATTATCTTGGCTTGTGCTTTAttcacatcaaacgtgacgacACCATCTAG